CCCCGTACACCGGCTTCCAGCAGAGCGTCGCCTACCGCCTGCGCCGGGAGGCGGGCGAACCGGGGGAGCCCGTCACCCTCATCGCGCCCCGGGCCCTGATGGTGCCGCCCGGCTTCCCCGACTTCATGTCCCGCACCCGCGTCGTGCGCCCCGGCCCCGTGGCGCTCGCCGGGCGCGCCTGGTCCGGGCACGGTCCGGTGACCCGCGTCGAGGTCAGCGAGGACGGCGGCGCGGCCTGGGCCGACGCCGAGATCGAGCGGGACCCGGCGCACCCGTGGGCCTGGTCCGCCTGGCACGCCACCTGGACCGCGACGCCGGGACTGCGCCACCTGACGGTGCGGGCCACCGACGCCGCCGGGAACGTCCAGCCGCTGACCCCGCCCTGGAACCGCGGCGGCTTCGCCAACAACCTCGTCCAGCGGGTCGAGGTGCTCTGCACCCCGGACGCGTCCGTCGGCCGAGCGGGCGGCGCGTAGAGTCGACCCCGGTGCACCCCCGTGCCGGCGGGTGCACCGTCGACCGACCCTGACGAGGAGACTTTCGTGACCGACCCGGCGTCCACCGCCCTCCAGCTGCAGATCGCCCGGGACCTCCAGGTCGCCGAGACCTTCGACCCGAAGGCGGAGATCGAGCGCCGGGTGGCCTTCCTCACCGAGCGGCTCACCTCCACCGGCCTTCGCTCCCTCGTCCTCGGCATCAGCGGCGGCGTCGACTCCACCACCGCCGGCCGGCTCTGCCAGGTCGCCGTGGAGCGGGCCCGCGCGGCCGGTCACGACGCCACCTTCTACGCGATGCGCCTGCCGTACGGCGTCCAGGCCGACGAGCACGACGCGCAGACCGCCCTCGGCTTCATCCGCGCCGACCGGGTCCTCACCGTGGACGTCAAGGCGGCCAGCGACGCGGCCCTGGAGGCCTGCCTCGCCGGCGGGACGACCTTCCGCGACGCCCACCACCAGGACTTCGTGCAGGGCAACATCAAGGCCCGGCAGCGGATGATCGCCCAGTACGCGGTCGCCGGCGCCCACGACGGCCTCGTCGTCGGCACCGACCACGCCGCCGAGGCCGTCTCCGGCTTCTTCACCAAGTTCGGCGACGGCGCCGCCGACGTCGTCCCGCTGACCGGCCTGACCAAGCGGCGCGTCCGCGCGATCGCCGACGAGCTGGGCGCCCCGACCGAGCTCGTGTGGAAGACCCCCACGGCCGACCTGGAGACCCTCGACCCGGGCAAGGCCGACGAGGACGCGCTCGGCGTCACCTACGACGACATCGACGACTTCCTGGAGGGGAAGCCGGTCGCGGAGACCGCGTACGCCACGATCGTCCGCCGCTACGAGCTCACCGAGCACAAGCGGCAGCTGCCGATCGCGCCCTGAGCTCCTGAGGTCCTGAGGTCCTGAGCCTCTGAGCGGACGGCGCGGCACAGTCGGAGGATCCTGGAAGGGGTGCCCGGGCACCGGGCCCCCGGAAGGGAGCGCGCCATGTTCGGCGAGACCACGGCGTACAGCGGCTTCTCGGTCGACGACCTCGACGCCGCGCGCGACTTCTACGGCGACGTCCTCGGCCTGAGGGTGGAGGAGACCGGCGGCCCGGAGGGGATGCGGATGCTGAACCTCGTCCTGCCCGGCGGGGCGCGGGTCTTCGTCTATCCCAAGGAGAACCACACCCCGGCCACCTTCACGATCCTCAACTTCGAGGTCGACGACATCGACCGGGCCGTCGACGAGCTGGTGGGGCGCGGGGTGACCTTCCAGCGCTACCCCGGCTTCGAGGCCGACGAGAAGGGCGTCGTGCGCGACGGGCACGGCCCCGCCGTCGCCTGGTTCACGGACCCGGCGGGCAACATCATCGCGGTCCTCTCGACCGGCTGACCGCGACGGCACGTTCCCGTCCCGGAAAGCCTCCCCGCCGTGTGATCCACTGTTCCCGCGGGGGGTACGAACAGGAGCAGGAGCAGCGTTGACCACCTACCGCCAGCCGGGCCTCGTCCTCACCGACCACCGCTTCCCCGTCCCCCTCGACCACGCCCGCCCCGACGGCGAGCGCATCGAGGTCTTCGGCCGTGAGGTCGTCGCGGCCGACAAGGACCGATCCGGCCGCGAGAAGCTTCCCTGGCTGGTGTACCTGGAGGGCGGGCCCGGCTTCGGCGCCCGCCGCTTCATCGGCCCGCAGGCCTGGCTCGGCCGCGCCGTGAAGGAGTTCCGCGTCCTCCTCCTCGACCAGCGCGGCACCGGCCGCTCCACCCCGGCCAACCGCCAGACCCTGCCGCTGCGCGGCGGCCCGGCCGAGCAGGCGGAGTACCTGGCGCACTTCCGCGCCGACTCCATCGTCAAGGACTGCGAGCTGATCCGCCGCCGCCTCACCGACGGCGCCCCCTGGACCGTCCTCGGCCAGAGCTTCGGCGGCTTCTGCGCCACCCACTACCTCTCCACCGCCCCCGAGGGCCTGGAGCGGGTCCTCGTCACCGGCGGCCTGCCCTCCCTGTACGCGACCGCCGACGAGGTCTACCGCGCCGCCTACCCCCGTATCCGGCGGAAGAACGAGGCCCACTTCGCCCGCCACCCCCAGGACGCGGAACGGGTCAACGCGATCGCCGCCCACCTCATCGACCACGAGGTCACCCTCCCCGGCGGCGGTCTCCTCACCGTCGAGGCCTTCCAGTCCCTCGGCATCCTCCTCGGTTCCGGCGACGGCACCCACCAGCTCCATCTGCTCCTGGAGGGCGCCTTCGTGCCCACCCCGGGCGGGCCCGCGCTCTCCGACGCCTTCCTGGAGCAGGTCCAGGCGCACCTCTCGTACGCCGGACACCCGCTGTACGCCGTACTCCACGAGGCCATCTACGCCCAGGGGCAGGGCCCCACCGACTGGGCCGCCGAGCGCGTCCGCGCCGAGCACCCCGAGTTCGACGCCCGCACCGCGCTCGCCGAGGGCGCGCCGCTGCTCTTCACCGGCGAGACCGTCCATCCCTGGCACTTCACCACCGACCCCGCCCTGCGCCCGCTCCGCGAGACCGCCGAACTGCTCGCCGCGCGCACCGACTGGGAACCGCTGTACGACCCCGAGCGGCTCGCCGCCAACCAGGTCCCGGTGGCGGCCGCCGTCTACCAGGACGACATGTACGTCGACACCGCCCACTCCCTGGAGACCGCGCGCGCCGTGCGCGGCCTGCGGACCTGGGTGACCGACGAGTTCGAGCACGACGGGGTGCGGGCCGGCGGGCCGCGCGTCCTCGACCGGCTGCTCTCCCTCGCCAGGAGCGAGATCTGATCGCACGGGATCACGTTCCGACCGTTCGGGCATAGGATTCGGCGCGCAATCGATCAGCAAGGGAGCAAGGGGCCCGGATGGCGGCACGCGAGACACCGGCGTCCGGCCGGGAGCTGAAGTTCCGGGCCCTCATGGCGGAGCTGCGGCGCGGCATCCTCGACGGCACCTGGCCCCCCGGCAGCAAGCTGCCCACCGAACGCGCGCTCGCCACCGAGACGGGCCTGTCCGTCACCACCGTCCGCCGCGCCTACGAGGACCTCGTCGCCCTCGGCCTCGTCGAACGGCGCCAGGGCGCGGGGACCTTCGCCGCCCACCGCCCCGAGCGCGACCGGGCCGACCGCCGGATCGTCGGCGTCCTCGTCCCCGACACCACCTTCTACTACCCGCGCGTCCTCCAGGGCATCGAGAAGGAACTCGCGGCGGCCGGCGCCCGGCTCGTCCTCGCCTGCTCGCACTACGACCCCGCCGAGGAGGACGCCGCCGTCGAACGGCTCCTGTCCGCCGGGGTCCACGGCCTCCTCCTCGTACCCAGCCTGCACACCGCGACCGACCCGGGACGGCGCGCCGAGGAGCTCCTCGCCCTGCCCGTCCCCGCCGTCCTCGTCGAACGCCGGCTCGCCGCCCACGGCCCCGGCGACCCCACCGAGCACGTGTGCACCGACCACGAGGGCGGCGCCTACGACGCCGTGCGCCATCTGCGGGCCCTCGGGCACGAGCGGCTCGGGCTCGTCGCCCGCACCGACGCGCCCACCACCGCCCCCATCGAGTCCGGCTTCGCCCGCGCCCTCGCCGACCTCGGACTGCCCGCCCCGGCGTACGAGCGGGACGTGATGGCCCGCTGGGACCCGGACCGCGCCGACCTCGCTCTCGCCGCGCTGCGCGCCTCCGGCGTCACCGCCGCGCTCTGCTTCGGCGACCGGGAGGCCGCCCTGATGCTCGGGGCGGCCCGCCGGGCCGGCCTTCGGGTGCCGGAGGACCTCGCCCTGATCAGCTACGACAACGAGTTCGCGGACGTCGCGGAGACCCCGCTGACGGCCGTGTCGCCGCCCAAGTACCAGCTGGGCCGCCTCGCCGCGCAGATCCTGCTGCGACGACTGGCCGAGGGGGACGCGGCCCCGTTGCACCAGGTGCAGCTGCGACCGAGGCTCGTGGTCCGCGCCTCCTGCGGCGGCCGGGCGCGGGAGGCGCAAAAGTCCAAGCAGTGAGTACGGATTGCTCATGGTGTGCTCTGGTCGCGCACGGATACAACTCGGTCCGGACCCGTGAGGGACCCACAAGGGCCCACAAGGGACCCACGAGGGACCCGCGAGGACCCACGAGGAGAGGACCCGGACCATGAGCACCCACGTCAGCGCGGAGATCGCCGGCCAGCCCGACTGCTGGCGCCGCGCCGCCGAGATCGCCGACCGCGACACCGGCCTGCTGCCGGCCCGCGGCGAGCGCGTCGCGGTCGTCGGCTGCGGCACCTCGTACTTCATCGCCCGCGCCTACGCGGCGCTGCGGGAGTCCCTCGGCGCGGGCGAGACCGACGCGTTCCCCGCCTCCGACACGACCCCGCTCGGCCGCGGCTACGACCGGATCGTCGCCCTCACCCGCTCCGGCACCACCACGGAGGTCGTGGACCTGCTCGCCGGCGCCGCGGGCCGCGTCCCGACGCTCGTCGTCACCGGGGTCCCCGACAGCCCCGCCGGACGGCTCGCCGACCGGATCGTCGACCTCGGCTTCGCCGACGAACGCTCCGTCGTCCAGACCCGGTTCGCCACCACCGCCCTCCAACTCCTGCGCGCCGGGCTCGGGGTGGACCTCGGCCCGGCGATCGCCGACGCCGAACTCGTCCTGTACGAGCAGCTGCCGGCCGCCTGGGAGCGACGCGGCCAGTTCACCTTCCTCGGCACCGGCTGGACCGTCGGACTCGCCGACGAGGCGGCGCTCAAGCTGCGCGAAGTGGCCCGCGCCTGGACGGAGTCGTACGCGGCGATGGAGTACCGCCACGGCCCGATCACCATCAGCGACCGGGCGAGCCTGGTCTGCTGCATCGGCCCGGAGCCCTCCGGCCTCCGCGACGAAGTGGAGTCCACGGGCGCCCTGTTCGCCGCCGACGCGATCGACCCGGTCGCGGCCCTCGTCCGCGTCCAGCGGCTCGCGGTCGCCCTCGCGGCCCGGCGCGGCCTCAACCCCGACCGCCCGCGGCACATCTCGCGCTCGGTCATCCTCGCCGGAGCGTTCCGCCCCACCGTGTCGGAGGCGACCCGTATCCTGCGCTCATGATCGACACGGATGCCCAGGAGCTCCTGGAGATGCCCGGCGACTGGACGCGCGCGCTCGCCGTCGTCGCCCACCCCGACGACCTGGAGTACGGCTGCGCGGCGGCCGTCGCCGCCTGGACGGACGCGGGGAAGGAGGTCACGTACGTCCTCGCCACCCGCGGCGAGGCCGGCATCGACACCCTCGCCCCGGACCTCTGCGGCCCGATCCGCGAGCAGGAGCAGCGGGACAGCGCGGCCGTCGTCGGCGTGGACACCGTCGAGTTCCTCGACCACCGCGACGGCGTGATCGAGTACGGTCTCGGGCTGCGCCGCGACATCGCGGCCGCGATCCGCCGCCACCGCCCGGAGCTCGTGATCACCCTCAACCACCGCGACACCTGGGGCGGCGGCCCGGGCGCCCCCTGGAACACCCCGGACCACCTGGCCGTCGGCCGCGCCACCCTCGACGCGGCCGCCGACGCGGGCAACCGCTGGATCTTCCCCGAACTGACCGACCAGGGCCTGGAGCCCTGGAACGGCGTCCGCTGGGTCGCGGTCGCCGCCTCCAGCACGCCGACCCACGCGATCGACGCGACCCCCGGCCTGGACCGCGCGATCCGCTCCCTCCTCTGCCACCGCGCCTACATCGAGGCCCTGACGGACGAGGACCCGGAGAAGTACGTCCGCGACTTCCTGACCACGGCGACGTCCCGCGCATCGGCCCGCTTCGGCGACCGCCCGGCGGTCACGTTCGAACTCTTCGCCCGCTAGGGCCCGTCCGACGATTCGCGGCGGATCAGGCCCTCGGCATGGGCTTCATCACCGCGAAGACCGCGCCGAAGGGGTCGGCGAGCCAGGCGATGCGGCCGACGTCGGGGATGTCGGCGGCGGGCAGGACGACCGAGCCGCCGCCGCCCTGGGCCGTGCGGGAGGTCGCGTCGGGGTCCTCCACCGTGAAGTACGGGATCCAGCGCGAGGGATCTCCCTCGTTCTGGACCTCGGCGACGCCGCCGAAGGAGGCCTCCTCCTGGTCTCCCTCGGCGGTGGAGATCACCCGGTAGGTGATGCCGGGCGCCTCCATCAGCGACCAGCGCCAGCCGAACAGGGTCCGGTAGAAGGCGAGCGTGGACTCCGGGTCGGGGACGTGCAGTTCGGCCCAGAGGAGGGTGTCGGGGGCGGAGGTCCGCTCCAGGCCCTTCACCGTCCCCGGCTGCCAGACGGCGAACTCGGCGCCGGCCGGGTCGGTCAGGCAGGCCATGCGGCCCGCGTCCATGACGTCGAAGGCCTCGACGCGCACGGTGCCTCCCGCCTCCTCGGCGGCCTTCTGGGTGGCGTCCGCGTCCGGGGTCTGGAAGTACACCGTCCAGGCGCTGTGCGCGCCCTCGTCGAGCGGTCCCAGGGCCCCGACCGTGGCGCCGTCCTGCTGGAAGAAGCCGTAGCCGCCGGAGTCCGGGCCCGCCGACCGGAAGTCCCAGCCGAAGACCGCGCCGTAGAACGCGGCCGCGGCATCGGTGTCCGGGCTGCCGAGGTCGATCCAGTTGGGGGAGCCCTTGGTGAACTGCGTACCGAGCATGGGTGGTGTCCCGTCCTTGCGTCGTCCGTGGCCGAATGTGGTCACCATGGCCGATCCTCGCCCGCGGGCCCGTGCGGCGCAGCCCCAGCCGCCGCGTTTCATCCGGCCGGGCGACGGTTCGCCTCGCCGATCGGCAAGGAATCTTGCCGTTTCTGCAACAATTGCCGTATGACCGAAGACGACCGCATCGACGCCGTCCTGACCGAGGTCGGCCCCCGGCTCCGCCGTGTCCGCCGCGACCGCGGGGTGACCCTCGCCGAGCTCTCCGCCGCCACCGGCATCTCCGTGAGCACCCTCTCCCGGCTGGAGTCCGGACAGCGCAAGCCCAGCCTCGAACTGCTCCTGCCGCTCGCCCGCGCCCATCAGGTCCCCCTCGACGAGCTGGTCGGCGCCCCGCCGGTCGGCGACCCCCGGGTCAAGGCGAAGCCCATCGTGCGCCACGGCCGGACCATGTACCCGTTGACCCGGCAGCCCGGCGGGCTCCAGGCGTACAAGGTGATCCAGGAGAAGGCGCACGAGAACCCGGAACCCCGGGTGCACGAGGGGTACGAGTGGCTGTACGTGCTCTCCGGGAGGCTCCGGCTCGTCCTGGGCGAGCACGACGTCGTCCTGACCGCCGGCGAGGCGGCCGAGTTCGACACGCGCGTCCCGCACTGGTTCGGGCCGACCGAGGACGGGCCGGTGGAGTTCCTCAGCCTGTACGGGCCGCAGGGGGAGCGCATGCACGTACGGGCGCGCCCCAAGAAGTCCGGCTGACCCGGCAAGAAGTCCGGCCGACCCGGTTCCGCTGCGAGCAAGCGACCGCTTAGTATGCCACCGACCGCTCGGTACGGAGGAGGCATTCCGGATGCAGGCATGGCGTGTGCACGAGAACGGCGAACCGGGCGCGGTGATGCGCCGGGAGGAGGTCGAACCGCCCACCCCCGGCGACGGTCAGGTCCTCCTCCGGGTCCGCGCCGCGAACGTCAACTTCCCCGACGCGCTGCTCTGCCGCGGCCACTACCAGGTGCGGCCCCCGCTGCCCTTCACCCCCGGCGTCGAGGTCTGCGCCGAGACCGAGGACGGACGCCGGGTCATCACCACCGCCGCCCTCCCGCACGGCGGCTTCGCCGAGTACACCCTCGCCGACGCCGCCGGGCTCCTGCCCGCCCCGGAGGCACTCGACGACGCCGAGGCCGCCGCGCTGCACATCGGCTACCAGACCGGCTGGTTCGGCCTGCACCGCCGTGCCCACCTCCAGGAGGGCGAGACCCTCCTCGTCCACGCGGCGGCGGGCGGCGTCGGCAGCGCCGCCGTCCAGCTCGGCAAGGCGGCCGGCGCCACCGTCATCGGCGTCGTCGGCGGCCAGGAGAAGGCCGCCGTCGCCCGCGCCCTCGGCTGCGACCTGGTGATCGACCGCCGCTCCGAGGACGTCGTCGCCGCCGTCAAGGCCGCCACCGGCGGCCGGGGCGCCGACGTGATCTACGATCCCGTCGGCGGCGAGGCCTACCAGCAGTCCGCCAAGTGCGTCGCCTTCGAGGGCCGGATCGTGATCGTCGGTTTCGCGAGCGGCACCGTCCCCGCCCCCGCCCTCAACCACGCCCTGGTGAAGAACTACTCGATCCTCGGCCTCCACTGGGGCCTGTACGCGGCGAAGGACCCGGCCTCGATCGCCCGCTGCCACGAGACCCTGACCGCCTACGCGGCGAAGGGGATCGTCAAGCCGCTCATCGGCGAGCGCGTCCCCTTCGCCCTCGCGGCCGACGCCGTCCAGCGCGTCGCCGACGGCACCACCACCGGCCGCCTGGTCGTCCTCCCGGAAGGAGCCCACGCATGACCGACGCCGAGGAACTCCGCAGCCGGGTCAGGCAGTTGCTCGCCGAGCACCCGCCGGCCACGACCGACCGCACCGACTTCCTGAAGGCCCGCTTCGACGCCGGACTCGCCTGGGTGCACTACCCCGTGGGCCTCGGCGGCCTCGACGCGCCCCGCGCCCTCCAGGCCGTCGTCGACGCCGAACTCGCCGCCGCGGGCGCCCCCGACAACGACCCGCGCCGGATCGGCATCGGCCTCGGCATGGCCGCCCCCACCCTCCTCGCGTACGGCTCCGAAGAGGTCAAGTCCCGCTTCCTGCGGCCCCTCTGGGTCGGCGAGGAGGTCTGGTGCCAGCTCTTCAGCGAGCCCGGCGCCGGCTCCGACCTCGCCGCGCTCGGCACGCGCGCCGTACGCGACGGCGAGGACTGGGTGATCGACGGGCAGAAGGTGTGGACCTCCAGCGCCCACATCGCCCGCTGGGCCATCCTCATCGCCCGCACCGACCCGGACGCGCCCAAGCACCGGGGCATCACCTACTTCGTCTGCGACATGACCGACCCCGGCGTGGAGGTCCGGCCGCTGCGCCAGATCACCGGCGAGGCCGAGTTCAACGAGGTCTTCCTCACCGGCGTCCGCATCCCCGACGCCCACCGCCTCGGCGAGGTCGGCGACGGCTGGCGGGTCGCCCAGACCACCCTCATGAACGAGCGGGTCTCCATCGGCGGCGCCCGCATCCCCCGCGAGGGCGGCATGATCGGGAAGCTCGCCACGACCTGGCGCGAGCGCCCCGAACTGCGCACCCACGAGCTGCACCGCCGCCTCCTCGACCTCTGGGTCGACGCCGAGGTCGCCAGGCTCACCGGCGAACGCCTCCGCCAGCAGCTCGTCGCCGGACAGCCGGGACCCGAGGGCAGCGCGATGAAGCTCGGCTTCGCCCGGCTCAACCAGGCCATCAGTGGCCTTGAGGTCGAACTCCTCGGCGACGAGGGCCTGTTGTACGGGGAGTGGGAGATGCGTCGCCCCGAGCTCGTCGACTTCACCGGCCGCGACGCCGGCTACCGCTACCTCCGCTCCAAGGGCAACTCGATCGAGGGCGGGACCAGCGAGGTGCTCCTCAACATCGTCGCCGAGCGGGTCCTCGGCCTGCCCCCGGAGCCCCGCAACGACAAGGACGTCGCCTGGAAGGACCTCGCGCGATGACTGATCTGCTGTACTCCGAGACCGAGGACGACCTGCGGGCGACGGTGCGCGCCCTGCTCGCCGACCGGGCCGGCCACCAGGTGCTGCTCGACCGGATCGAGACGGACGATCCGTACGTCCCCGGCCTCTGGAAGTCCCTCGCGGGCGACATCGGAGCCGCCGGGCTCCTCGTCCCCGAGAAGCTCGGCGGCCAGGGCGCGAGCCATCGCGAGGCCGCCGTGGTCCTGGAGGAGCTGGGCCGCGCGGTGACCCCACTGCCGTACCTCACGAGCGCGGTGGTGGCCACGGAGACGCTGCTCGGCCTGGCGGGGGAGGGCGGCGGCCCGGCCGTCGAGCTCCTGGCGGAGCTCGCGAGCGGACGGAAGGTCGCGGTCCTCGCCGTACCGCTGTCGACCGCGCCGGACGCGGAGCCGTTCCCGCCCGGAGCGCCGGAGGCGGGACCGTCCCCGTCCGCCGCATCCGACGCCGGGCCGCTGCCCGCCTCCACGGTCGCGGGCGTGGCCGACGCCGTCGCCGCCGACGTCCTCCTCGTCCCGCGCGCCGACGGCCTGTACGCCGTACCGGCCGAGGAGGCGACGGTCGAGCCGCAGACCCCGCTCGACCTCACCCGCCCGCTCGCCCGCGTCACCACGCGGCCCGGGACCGGCACGCGACTCGCCGACGGCGACGCGGCCCGTACGGCCGTCCGGCGCGGACTGCTCGCCGGGGCGGGACTGCTCGCCTCCGAGCAGCTCGGGCTCGCCGAACGGTGCCTGGAGGAGACCGTCCGGTACACCCGCGAGCGCCACCAGTTCAACCGGCCCGTCGGCTCCTTCCAGGCCCTGAAGCACCGCATGGCCCAGCTCTGGCTGGACGTCGTCGGGGCCAGGGCCGCGGCCCGCGCCGCCGCCGACGCCCTCGCCACCGGCAGCCCGGACGCCCCGCTCACCGTCGCGGTCGCCCAGGCCTACTGCTCCAAGGTCGCGGTCCGCGCCGCCGAGGAGTGCGTCCAGCTGCACGGCGGCATCGGCATGACCTGGGAGCACCCGGCGCACCTGGCGCTGAAGCGGGCCAAGTCCGACCAGATCGCGCTGGGTTCGACGGGCCGGCACCAGGACGCGATCGCCGCCCTGATGGACCTCCCGGCGCCCGCGTGACGGAGCGGCGGCCCCTGGGCAAGGGGCCGCCGCGTCCGCGCCCCTTTGCACGGGGAAGGACCGCCTGCCCGCCGCGCCCTGGCCGAATCTCACCCGTATGGCCGCCCCGCCATACGCCCGGACGGACCGGGCGTTCCGCCACACTGTCCGCCGAACGCCGCAATTCCCGTGCGGCGACGGAGGGACGTGAGAGCGATGGCCGTTTCCATTTCTGTCGTGGTGCTGCTGCTGGTACTGGCCGTGATCTTCGTGCGGAACAGCGGCCTGAAGCTCACGCACGCCCTCGTCTGCGCCCTGCTCGGCTTCTTCCTCGCCGGCACCAGCATGGCGCCCACCATCCACAACGGCGTCGCCGCCACCGCCAACGTGGTCTCCAGCCTCAAGCCCTGATCCCCCCGCCGGGGGTTCGGATATCCACACCCCCGATCCGGGGGCGAGCACGATCGACCCTCCCCGCCCTGCCCGCCGAGGATGAGGGCATGGCTGAGACGACGACGTACACACGCACCGAGACCGCCGCCCGCGCCGAGGACCTGCACCGCTCCTACGGGCGCGGCCCCGCCACCGTGCACGCCCTGCGCGGCGTGTCGGTGGCCCTCGAACCCGGCACCTTCACCGCCGTGATGGGCCCGTCCGGATCCGGGAAGACCACCCTGCTGCACTGCCTCGCCGGAATGGACCGCCCCACCCGCGGCACCGTCCGGTGGGGCGACACCGAGGTGACCGGCCTGCCGGAACGGAAGCTGGCCGAGCTCCGGCGCACCCGGATCGGCTTCGTCTTCCAGGCGTTCAACCTGATGCCCGCGATGACCGTCGCCCAGAACGTCGAGCTCCCCGGCCGGCTCGCCGGCATCCGGCCGGACCGCGACCGCGTCCTCGAAGCGCTCGACCGGGTCGGCCTGGCCGGACGCGAACGGCACCGGCCCGGACAGCTCTCCGGCGGCCAGCAGCAGCGCGTGGCCAT
The DNA window shown above is from Streptomyces vietnamensis and carries:
- the nadE gene encoding ammonia-dependent NAD(+) synthetase, translating into MTDPASTALQLQIARDLQVAETFDPKAEIERRVAFLTERLTSTGLRSLVLGISGGVDSTTAGRLCQVAVERARAAGHDATFYAMRLPYGVQADEHDAQTALGFIRADRVLTVDVKAASDAALEACLAGGTTFRDAHHQDFVQGNIKARQRMIAQYAVAGAHDGLVVGTDHAAEAVSGFFTKFGDGAADVVPLTGLTKRRVRAIADELGAPTELVWKTPTADLETLDPGKADEDALGVTYDDIDDFLEGKPVAETAYATIVRRYELTEHKRQLPIAP
- a CDS encoding VOC family protein, with the protein product MFGETTAYSGFSVDDLDAARDFYGDVLGLRVEETGGPEGMRMLNLVLPGGARVFVYPKENHTPATFTILNFEVDDIDRAVDELVGRGVTFQRYPGFEADEKGVVRDGHGPAVAWFTDPAGNIIAVLSTG
- a CDS encoding alpha/beta fold hydrolase; the protein is MTTYRQPGLVLTDHRFPVPLDHARPDGERIEVFGREVVAADKDRSGREKLPWLVYLEGGPGFGARRFIGPQAWLGRAVKEFRVLLLDQRGTGRSTPANRQTLPLRGGPAEQAEYLAHFRADSIVKDCELIRRRLTDGAPWTVLGQSFGGFCATHYLSTAPEGLERVLVTGGLPSLYATADEVYRAAYPRIRRKNEAHFARHPQDAERVNAIAAHLIDHEVTLPGGGLLTVEAFQSLGILLGSGDGTHQLHLLLEGAFVPTPGGPALSDAFLEQVQAHLSYAGHPLYAVLHEAIYAQGQGPTDWAAERVRAEHPEFDARTALAEGAPLLFTGETVHPWHFTTDPALRPLRETAELLAARTDWEPLYDPERLAANQVPVAAAVYQDDMYVDTAHSLETARAVRGLRTWVTDEFEHDGVRAGGPRVLDRLLSLARSEI
- a CDS encoding substrate-binding domain-containing protein; amino-acid sequence: MAARETPASGRELKFRALMAELRRGILDGTWPPGSKLPTERALATETGLSVTTVRRAYEDLVALGLVERRQGAGTFAAHRPERDRADRRIVGVLVPDTTFYYPRVLQGIEKELAAAGARLVLACSHYDPAEEDAAVERLLSAGVHGLLLVPSLHTATDPGRRAEELLALPVPAVLVERRLAAHGPGDPTEHVCTDHEGGAYDAVRHLRALGHERLGLVARTDAPTTAPIESGFARALADLGLPAPAYERDVMARWDPDRADLALAALRASGVTAALCFGDREAALMLGAARRAGLRVPEDLALISYDNEFADVAETPLTAVSPPKYQLGRLAAQILLRRLAEGDAAPLHQVQLRPRLVVRASCGGRAREAQKSKQ
- a CDS encoding SIS domain-containing protein → MSTHVSAEIAGQPDCWRRAAEIADRDTGLLPARGERVAVVGCGTSYFIARAYAALRESLGAGETDAFPASDTTPLGRGYDRIVALTRSGTTTEVVDLLAGAAGRVPTLVVTGVPDSPAGRLADRIVDLGFADERSVVQTRFATTALQLLRAGLGVDLGPAIADAELVLYEQLPAAWERRGQFTFLGTGWTVGLADEAALKLREVARAWTESYAAMEYRHGPITISDRASLVCCIGPEPSGLRDEVESTGALFAADAIDPVAALVRVQRLAVALAARRGLNPDRPRHISRSVILAGAFRPTVSEATRILRS
- a CDS encoding PIG-L deacetylase family protein — protein: MIDTDAQELLEMPGDWTRALAVVAHPDDLEYGCAAAVAAWTDAGKEVTYVLATRGEAGIDTLAPDLCGPIREQEQRDSAAVVGVDTVEFLDHRDGVIEYGLGLRRDIAAAIRRHRPELVITLNHRDTWGGGPGAPWNTPDHLAVGRATLDAAADAGNRWIFPELTDQGLEPWNGVRWVAVAASSTPTHAIDATPGLDRAIRSLLCHRAYIEALTDEDPEKYVRDFLTTATSRASARFGDRPAVTFELFAR
- a CDS encoding VOC family protein — translated: MLGTQFTKGSPNWIDLGSPDTDAAAAFYGAVFGWDFRSAGPDSGGYGFFQQDGATVGALGPLDEGAHSAWTVYFQTPDADATQKAAEEAGGTVRVEAFDVMDAGRMACLTDPAGAEFAVWQPGTVKGLERTSAPDTLLWAELHVPDPESTLAFYRTLFGWRWSLMEAPGITYRVISTAEGDQEEASFGGVAEVQNEGDPSRWIPYFTVEDPDATSRTAQGGGGSVVLPAADIPDVGRIAWLADPFGAVFAVMKPMPRA
- a CDS encoding helix-turn-helix domain-containing protein, whose translation is MTEDDRIDAVLTEVGPRLRRVRRDRGVTLAELSAATGISVSTLSRLESGQRKPSLELLLPLARAHQVPLDELVGAPPVGDPRVKAKPIVRHGRTMYPLTRQPGGLQAYKVIQEKAHENPEPRVHEGYEWLYVLSGRLRLVLGEHDVVLTAGEAAEFDTRVPHWFGPTEDGPVEFLSLYGPQGERMHVRARPKKSG
- a CDS encoding NADPH:quinone oxidoreductase family protein; the encoded protein is MQAWRVHENGEPGAVMRREEVEPPTPGDGQVLLRVRAANVNFPDALLCRGHYQVRPPLPFTPGVEVCAETEDGRRVITTAALPHGGFAEYTLADAAGLLPAPEALDDAEAAALHIGYQTGWFGLHRRAHLQEGETLLVHAAAGGVGSAAVQLGKAAGATVIGVVGGQEKAAVARALGCDLVIDRRSEDVVAAVKAATGGRGADVIYDPVGGEAYQQSAKCVAFEGRIVIVGFASGTVPAPALNHALVKNYSILGLHWGLYAAKDPASIARCHETLTAYAAKGIVKPLIGERVPFALAADAVQRVADGTTTGRLVVLPEGAHA
- a CDS encoding acyl-CoA dehydrogenase family protein, whose product is MTDAEELRSRVRQLLAEHPPATTDRTDFLKARFDAGLAWVHYPVGLGGLDAPRALQAVVDAELAAAGAPDNDPRRIGIGLGMAAPTLLAYGSEEVKSRFLRPLWVGEEVWCQLFSEPGAGSDLAALGTRAVRDGEDWVIDGQKVWTSSAHIARWAILIARTDPDAPKHRGITYFVCDMTDPGVEVRPLRQITGEAEFNEVFLTGVRIPDAHRLGEVGDGWRVAQTTLMNERVSIGGARIPREGGMIGKLATTWRERPELRTHELHRRLLDLWVDAEVARLTGERLRQQLVAGQPGPEGSAMKLGFARLNQAISGLEVELLGDEGLLYGEWEMRRPELVDFTGRDAGYRYLRSKGNSIEGGTSEVLLNIVAERVLGLPPEPRNDKDVAWKDLAR